The genomic region gatcgaggctgcagtgagctatgattgtgccactacactccagcctgtgtgacagagctagaccctgtctcagaaaaaaagagggagagaaaaaaattataaaataacattttcttctatgAGTTATCTCTGTTAATACCTTTCTTCATCCCATAAAACACTGGAGATGACTTTACAGGAAACACACATgataaaatagcaaaatacacGTATAATAAAAAGTCAGGACTAGATAAAAACAAGTTGGACCATGAGGTCAAAACCAGAAAGGAAACCAGCTCACTGATGTATAGGCCATGTTTCCCAACACACTTGCCAGAATTGGATTGTAAATTAGTCTCTGAGTTACCTAATCAGTGAAGTCACAGTTAATTCTGTGATTTTCATTGCCTGTAAGATAACACATATATCAATTCCTTGGGCTAGCAAAGCTTTTCTTTCCCAACatttatctctgaaaaaaaatttcttgccTGAAGTTTAATACTGGGCACTGTGCAAGAATATCCCTATACCAAATGCAATAACTGATTTCATAATGTTATTCCTTGAAGCATCCTTTGATGAAAGCTGATAGCATGTTTCTCAGATTTCCACCTCTTTCTACTAACTTGTGCTTTAATTTCAAACTCAGGgcttttttttattagagaagtaGTTAGTCTCCAATTTTTTAGTGAAGTTTCTTTCCCCCAGTGCAGTTTTATTTAGGGAGTAATGATGTAATTTTCACAAATCTTAAAAATCCCCTCCCCGCTTTAAGCTGCAATTAAGTAGACTACTTTCAGTAGCTCTATTTGTACCTTTTAggttttacagaagaaaaacctAAGAGAAGGCTTTTGTCATCAGTCTCCATGGCAATTCAGACAGCCAGAGAAGTTTATTTCGCGTATAGTCTCCCTAACTTTATCTGCtgaggtggagatatttaaaaggATAGGAAGCAAGGGGAGATTGGTGATGGAATTTTATGTTAATAGAGGATTTTTATGGCAGACAGGAAACTCTCTTGTGTGTTCATTTATAAAAATCTTATCTTAAGGCTGCACTTGGTAGTCATCTTTAGGGGAAGAGTGGAAAGAGGCTGGCAAGAAGATTGAAAAAGATCCATCTTGGGAAATGAGTCTGACTTCTAATTGGGAAAAATATAAGCTGATCTCAGCTAGTTGAGATCTTAATAAAACACAGAATTAAATGTAATTTGAAGCAGGCCCAAAACTATGTAgttaatataattttctaaattagGTGAGAATATAACTATTCGCCTAAGGGTTGGCtctttatatttcagtatttaATAACCCCAAACCTGACAGGAGTTTTAACCAGCAATTGTATCTGTAGCAAGAGTTGCAAACTCAGGAGCCAGTGGCTAGGTAGAAGAACCTAGGGAGAGAAAGAATATGGCAGACAGGAAGTACCTGACTGCCTGGCCTGGAGAGAACTGCTGTTTCAATGCACTGGAGTGTTGCCATGGAGGGAGGAAGGCTGAAACTGATGGCCTaattaaaatgaagacataaagCACTGTATATGCTAACCTGGTGCAGGCCACACACAACAGAGCTGGCTTATGAGAAACTCCTCGGAGGTTTGAAGAAGACGTTCTTCTGGAATATTAACTTTTCCTTGGGTCATCATCTTTCTGGGAGCTTCTTTCCTGGTATTTTCAGCCTCTCATTTCTTCATCTGACAAACTTCTgtaaccagtaccatgctgagccatctacctggtgcttctgtcttgAAACACGTGCCTGCGCATCTCCTGCTGTGAGAGTGGAGTGGGGATGTGCTTAACTTGATTCTCTTGCTCCCATCTAGTTACTAATCCACTTGATTTCTTTCTACACAGGCTCTAAATGCTTGTCTTCTCTGTGTCTCCAGTCAACGTTTCCATTTCGGTGCCTATTCTTGTTCCAGTCATGGATCCTGGACCCTTGTCCCTCTACATATTCTTAGACTTGTGGATTGTCCTGTTTTCTGCTATCATTTGATATGTCCAGATCTGAAATcagccctttctttctccttcattctagTTCTTTATGGATAGCTACTAATCGTTTTTCCCTACTTGAATGTCCTGTAGTCATTTAGATCTCAGTAGCTTCAAAACCAAATTTGTTTTTTGCCTCTGCAGGGAGGAAGGGGTGATGCTGGAATTGAGTGTTATGAGGATATGTAAGAGTTAGCCAGGTGGAGGGAGAGAGGTGAACAAGGCAGCATATGTGTGGAAATATGGCAGGAGATGAAAATTAGACTGGGATCAGGTTATGAATGGCAGAGTTTGCTCAACTCTTTTAAGGAAGCTTTTTAACAGTAAAGgtaggctgagcgtggtggttcacacctgtaatcccagcactttgggaggccgaggcgggcagatcacctgaggtcaagagttcaagaccagcctggccaacatggtgaaaccccgtctctactaaaagtacaaaaattagccgagtgtggtggcgggcgcctgtaatcccagctacttgggagggtgaggcaggagaattgcttgaatcctggaggtggaggttgcagtgacctgagaatgtgtcattgcactccagcctgggtgacaagagtgaaactctgtctcaaaaaaaaaaaaaaaaaaaaaaagcagggaaggTAACTAAATCAAGTTTGATTTGTGTTTTCGTTGAGACCAGAGGCCTCATCTTCACTCATTCAATGCagagttcagtaaatatttttgatagTGTTGTTTTTTGATTATAGGAATGAATTTGTAATAGTTCAAGTATTTGAAATGAATGGAGGGAATACTGCTATATTTATCTTGCTTTATAGAAGATAgcctatacatttttatttttacaacgcAGCAATACAGAGAACTAAGATTATTAGAAGTCTTCAAATCCTCATGGTTTAtatgataaaaaatattatatatatttatgtacaagtGGGGAGGTAGGAATCAGCCATCCtaagatttttaacatttttatattttcatctcttcttttaCAGGTGTCCTTCTTCACATCATTGTGGAATCACCCATTTTTCACCATTAGCTGTATCACTCTAATAGGCTTGTTCTTTGCTGGAATACACAAGAGAGTAGTTGCACCATCAATGTATCCTTTACCAAGGATTAAATTCCATTCTCTGAAGTGCTTTCTTGATCTAGGTAATGGTTAAAAGCTTACtcttgccgggcgtggtggctcacgcctgtaatcccagcattttgggaggctgaggtgggtggatttcctgagctcaggagtttgagaccagcctgggcaacatggtgaaaccccatctctactaaaatacaaaaaattagccaggtgtggtggtctgtgcctgtagtcccagctacttgggaggctgaggtgggagaatcgcttgaacccaggaggcagaggttgcagtgagctgaaatcacgccactgcactccagcctgggcgacagagcaagactgcgtctcaaaaaaaaaaaaaaaagagtacgctttgtgttttttttttgagacagagtcttgctctgtcgcccaggctggagtgcagtggcgcgatctcggattagccaggatggtctcgatctcctgaccttgtgatccgaccgcctcggcctcccaaagtgctgggattacaggcttgagccaccgcgcctggcctaaaagcaTACTCTTGAAATGAGAAATTTTCCTTTGACCACATGTATTCAGTATAGCTGCTCGATGTCGAACGGTATTAGCAGAATACAATATGTCTTGTGATGATGTAAGTATTTTTTTGGTTAGAAAATTATAGACCTGCATGAAAACACTGAAATTTTTGGCTTTAGAAAGGTAGACATTTTATTAGCAATAAATTTTCTCTGTGGAATGAATAGTGAGAATATACTTAGAGCATTGATTCTAAGGTACTTTTACATTTAACATCTTTGGCATTGAGATCCATCTTACAGTCAATGAGATCTGACAAATTGGGAGAGTTGACAATTTAATGTTTCTTAATGACATAAAATCATGATGCATCTTATAACTGATGCATCTTAGATTCAGTGAAGTACAGTGGTTGTTTGTTATTGACCAAAAATGGCTCGGCGGATATTGGTTTTATAAACTACTGTTATTTATCAAGTGATATGCTATATATGTTATTTGTAAATAGAGTCATAGATTAATTTGTGGACTATGGACATATGAAcctattgtgtttttaaaagtagatgatgggagactgggcatggtggctcatgcctctaatcccagcattttgggaagctgaggcaggaggatctcttgagtccaggagtttgagaccagcctgggcaacattagcaagaccccatctctacaaaaaaatgtaaaaattagccaggcaggtggtgcacacctgtagtcccagctgcttgggaggctgaggcaggagaattgcttgagcccaggaatttgaggctgcagtgagctgtgatcataccactgcagtctagcctggacgacagtgagaccctgtctttaagtaaattaaaaactaTCATGTACCAGTGTATAATAAGGGTGTCTCACAATTTTGATAGGTAGCTTCTATTttgatttgcttattttatttataaaagtatctTAGCCttcaatttaaaaagtcattaaacAAGTAATACCTATTCATTACAGAAATTAGaataaagaggccaggcatggtggttcacacctgtaatcccagcactttgggaggccaaggcaggaggattgcttgagtccaggagtttgagatgaacctgggcaacatagcaagacaccatctctacaaaaaatgaaaagaggagaaaaaaagatgtatgtagtattttaaaataaagagctcaGAAGGAAGCTCCACACAAAGGAAGCTCTGAAAGCATAACTATTAATTGTTTAATCTTGACTATAGAGAAGCGTTCTTATTCCTTGCACATACCCTTTAAGGTTTATAAATAAGCAGTGGTATTTTTACTAGAACTGTGTATTGaaaaaaattctgtcttttcatttttgcagACAGGAAAACTAATTTTGAAACCTAGGCCTCATGTTCAATGACAATCTTCACTCATTGTTATGGGACTTAAAATAGCCTTTCTTCGAATAAGTGATACAGCAAAAAGCCATAAAGGATTCCTTTTGCGGTTGGATATGTAAAGGTCATAGCAGCAACTGACAAGAAGTGTGCAATATTTACCTGGATTATCTTGATGATGGTGACTCATTATCAGTGCTTTGGTACTTTTGATTACCTGTGTTTCAGTATTAGTGTCACTTTAGTACTTCAGATCCTGCAAAGATTTTTGCAGAtgaagtatgtatgtatgttactAAGTTAAACTTAGAAACAGAACCTCATTCagtttttataatgtatttttgcaAACTACTGTAAATAGCAAATCAATGCCAATGTTAAACAAAGAGGAAAACGTTGTGTGGACTTTGTTCTCTTGCACCGGTATTTCAGGAACATCTGCTTGCCATCCCCACAGCTCTTTAAAACTGGCTATTATGTGTGCCTTTCATTCTTCCATTTCTAATCATACTGCAGGAAAAACATTGGATTCAGCTTAGACTGAGGAAAACTCTCCATTATGTTGTAAGAAATTATAGATGTTTTGAGAGACACTTTTTGTTAAACCAGATATTGAACTCCAGCAACTATTGTGGTTATATTTTTAGTTCATTGTTCTCATTTAATGCTAAATATCCTTTATATtgctttaataattttcttttttttttttttttttagacggagtctcgctctgttgccaggctagagggcagtggcacgatcttggctttctgcaacctctgcctcccaggttcaagcgattctcctgcttcagcctcccgagtagctgggactacaggcgcatgccaccatgcccagctaatttttttgtatttttagtagagacggggtttcaccacattggccaggatggtttcgatctcctgacctcgtgatcctcctgcctcatcctcccaaaatgctgggattacaggcataagccaccgtgcctggcctctttaataatttttaaaataccctaAAGGCTTGTGAATATACAAGTCTACTGATAAATTATGTATTGTCTGGGAATTTGATAGTCATTGTTTTAGATAACTGGATTTTACGCTGTGGTAGACAGGCTGTGAAACTAGTGTTGCACAGGTGTAATTGGTCATCCTATGCCTTCACCAGAATAACTTGGGAGTGGTGCCACAAACTAGAGTCTACAATTCTCACTGTTTAGAGAGTGTTAATGACATACTGTGTATGCATAATAGCCACATGTACTATAATAGCCCTTAAAATTAAACTATTGGGAttgctgtaaatattttaaagtactgGAGGTGCCTTTTACCTGTTTATTAGATTTTGAAAAGGTTTAAATTATTTCATGAGcaatcttttaaatttcatttaacataaagcTGAAAATTCAATAACAGG from Pan troglodytes isolate AG18354 chromosome 18, NHGRI_mPanTro3-v2.0_pri, whole genome shotgun sequence harbors:
- the CNEP1R1 gene encoding nuclear envelope phosphatase-regulatory subunit 1 isoform X2, which translates into the protein MNSLEQAEDLKAFERRLTEYIHCLQPATGRWRMLLIVVSVCTATGAWNWLIDPETQKVSFFTSLWNHPFFTISCITLIGLFFAGIHKRVVAPSIIAARCRTVLAEYNMSCDDTGKLILKPRPHVQ